In Oryza glaberrima chromosome 8, OglaRS2, whole genome shotgun sequence, the following are encoded in one genomic region:
- the LOC127781797 gene encoding berberine bridge enzyme-like D-2 encodes MSPTISPVLVFLLLSLHQSICSSAHDAASASSFSSCLAIHGVSNFSLPASPSYNTTLNFSIRNLRFTLPDVTRPAAIVLPGSKEDLQRAILCARNSSLAIRVRSGGHSYEGLSYTTENHVPFVVIDLMNLNRVRVDSVSATTWAEAGATLGELYYAVGQSSRSLAFSGGSCSTIGLGGVISGGGFGLLSRKFGLAADNVLDAVLVDPNGRVLDRSSMGEDVFWAIRGGGGGSWGVVYAWKLRLVPVPHNITMFIIDRTGPVEYIAGLVHWWQHVGPNLPDEFYLSVYFPTGSSDGNVSISFEGQVLGTKQQTLSVLSQSFPMLGVTESDLSEMSWVESTAKFANVGTVSDLSNRSPGTNSYTKSKSDYVRAPISRHDMVEIVRYLSAGPSGSIILDPYGGAMARIKSNATPFPHRAGILYSIQYTVYWGQSDQARANEYIIWLRSLYTYMTPHVSKDPRGAYVNYLDLDLGANNWTHPMGGSSMEAMARARSSWGAAYFRNNFNRLVSAKTTIDPSNVFNNAQSIPPLY; translated from the coding sequence ATGAGTCCCACCATTTCACCTGTCCTGGTTTTCCTCCTCCTATCACTTCATCAGAGCATTTGCTCCAGTGCTCATGATGCTGCAAGTGCAAGCAGCTTCTCCTCATGCCTTGCCATCCATGGTGTCAGCAACTTCTCCCTCCCTGCATCACCAAGCTACAACACCACCCTCAACTTCTCCATCAGAAATCTCCGGTTCACGCTCCCCGATGTCACCAGGCCGGCAGCCATCGTCCTTCCCGGGTCAAAGGAGGATCTCCAGCGAGCCATACTATGTGCGCGCAATAGTTCACTGGCGATCCGTGTGCGTAGCGGCGGGCACAGCTATGAGGGCTTGTCATACACCACAGAGAACCATGTCCCCTTCGTTGTGATCGACCTCATGAACCTGAACCGTGTCCGGGTTGACTCGGTCTCGGCCACAACATGGGCCGAGGCCGGTGCAACTCTAGGTGAGCTCTACTACGCCGTGGGACAGTCGAGCCGGTCCTTGGCCTTCTCGGGCGGGTCGTGTTCCACCATCGGCTTAGGTGGTGTCATCTCCGGTGGTGGCTTTGGGTTGCTATCACGGAAATTTGGGCTCGCCGCTGATAACGTACTGGATGCGGTGCTCGTCGACCCGAATGGGAGAGTCCTTGACCGGAGTTCGATGGGTGAAGACGTCTTTTGGGCAAttcgtggtggcggtggcgggagctGGGGTGTGGTGTATGCTTGGAAGCTCCGGCTCGTGCCGGTTCCTCACAACATCACCATGTTCATTATTGATCGTACTGGACCGGTCGAGTACATAGCTGGGTTGGTTCATTGGTGGCAGCATGTAGGGCCCAATCTACCTGACGAGTTCTATCTCTCAGTGTATTTTCCTACTGGATCATCAGATGGTAATGTCTCTATCTCATTTGAGGGCCAAGTTTTAGGAACAAAACAACAAACCCTATCAGTGTTGAGCCAAAGCTTTCCAATGTTAGGTGTCACTGAGTCTGACCTAAGTGAGATGAGTTGGGTCGAGTCAACGGCCAAGTTCGCCAATGTTGGCACGGTCTCTGACCTATCAAATCGGTCGCCTGGAACAAACTCGTACACCAAGAGTAAGTCTGATTATGTGAGGGCACCAATCTCGAGACATGACATGGTTGAGATCGTCCGATACCTATCAGCTGGACCGTCGGGGTCCATCATACTTGACCCTTATGGAGGTGCCATGGCTCGAATCAAGAGCAATGCGACACCATTCCCACATCGAGCTGGCATCCTCTACAGTATTCAGTATACTGTATATTGGGGCCAATCGGATCAAGCTAGGGCTAATGAGTACATCATATGGCTCCGATCATTGTACACGTATATGACCCCCCATGTGTCAAAGGATCCCCGTGGTGCGTATGTCAATTATCTAGATCTAGACTTGGGCGCCAACAACTGGACGCACCCCATGGGTGGATCATCTATGGAAGCAATGGCGCGTGCGAGATCTTCTTGGGGTGCGGCATATTTTAGGAACAATTTCAATCGGTTGGTCAGCGCCAAGACGACAATTGATCCAAGCAATGTATTCAATAACGCTCAAAGCATTCCCCCTTTGTATTAG
- the LOC127782922 gene encoding berberine bridge enzyme-like D-2, with amino-acid sequence MHAIAATLVLCFCLLHPTTSSAQPPSNISSCLLYNGVRNFSLPLSPSYTTLLDSSIQNLRFALSDVSKPAALIIPTSKLDLQRAILCARNSSLAIRVRSGGHSYEGLSYTAKNHVPFVVIDLMNLNRVHVDSVSGTAWVESGATLGELYYAIGQSNRSLAFSAGSCSTVGMGGFVSGGGFCLISRKFALAADNVLDAILMDPNGNALNRGSMGDDVFWAIRGGGGGSWGVVYAWKLQLVHVPHNITVFSLNRTGPLEQTAKLMHKWQFVGPHLPDEFYLSVHIPTGTSNGNFAMSFIGQVLGPKQYAMLVLHHTFPELGIVEPDLSEMSWIESTAKFARLNSTADLTDRKLGVKHYSKSKSDYVHSPISMQDTIKIIEYLSNGPQGFIQLNPYGGAMARIGSSKLPFPYRAGYLYSIEYSVSWKASDNDGADEYIRWLRSFYAYMAPHVSKNPRAAYVNYLDLDLGTNNWRNATDGTSNNSVIHAKSWGIRYFSKNFDRLVRAKTMIDPENVFNNAQSIPPLQY; translated from the coding sequence ATGCATGCCATAGCTGCAACCCTTGTGCTCTGCTTTTGTCTACTGCATCCCACAACCTCTAGTGCTCAACCACCATCAAACATCTCCTCCTGTCTACTCTACAATGGAGTCAGGAACTTCTCCCTTCCCCTGTCTCCCAGCTACACCACACTCCTTGACTCCTCCATCCAAAACCTCCGCTTTGCGCTCTCTGATGTTAGCAAGCCAGCTGCGCTTATCATCCCGACCTCCAAGTTAGATCTCCAGCGAGCGATTCTATGTGCACGGAATAGTTCATTGGCGATCCGTGTGCGTAGCGGCGGACACAGCTATGAGGGTTTGTCATACACCGCGAAAAATCATGTCCCTTTTGTTGTCATAGACCTTATGAACCTCAACCGAGTCCATGTTGACTCGGTCTCAGGCACTGCTTGGGTCGAGTCGGGTGCTACCCTAGGTGAGTTATACTATGCAATAGGGCAGTCGAATAGGTCCTTAGCATTTTCGGCTGGATCGTGCTCAACGGTCGGCATGGGAGGGTTTGTATCCGGTGGAGGTTTTTGTCTAATATCACGCAAGTTTGCGCTTgctgctgataacgtgttgGATGCAATTTTGATGGACCCAAATGGGAATGCCTTGAACCGTGGATCGATGGGTGATGATGTGTTTTGGGCCATtcgaggcggtggtggagggagCTGGGGTGTAGTGTATGCATGGAAGCTCCAACTCGTCCATGTTCCACACAACATCACTGTGTTCAGCTTGAATAGAACTGGACCACTAGAACAAACTGCCAAGTTGATGCATAAGTGGCAATTTGTTGGGCCACATCTGCCCGATGAATTTTACCTCTCGGTTCACATCCCAACAGGGACATCAAATGGTAATTTCGCCATGTCCTTCATCGGCCAAGTCCTAGGACCAAAACAATATGCCATGTTAGTGCTACATCACACTTTTCCAGAGTTAGGCATTGTCGAGCCAGACCTATCTGAGATGAGTTGGATCGAATCGACAGCCAAGTTTGCTAGGCTCAACTCAACCGCTGATCTTACTGATAGAAAACTTGGAGTAAAGCACTACTCCAAGAGCAAGTCGGACTATGTCCATTCACCAATCTCAATGCAAGACACAATCAAGATCATCGAATATCTATCGAACGGTCCACAAGGGTTCATCCAGCTTAACCCTTATGGCGGCGCAATGGCTCGAATAGGGAGCTCTAAGTTACCATTTCCATACCGGGCTGGATACTTGTATAGCATTGAATACAGTGTGTCCTGGAAGGCGTCGGATAATGATGGAGCAGATGAGTACATTCGATGGTTGAGATCATTCTATGCGTATATGGCTCCCCACGTGTCTAAAAACCCTCGGGCTGCGTATGTGAACTACCTGGACCTCGATCTGGGCACGAACAACTGGAGGAATGCTACAGATGGAACTTCTAATAACTCGGTGATTCATGCAAAATCATGGGGTATAAGGTACTTCTCGAAGAATTTTGATCGGTTGGTTCGTGCAAAGACAATGATTGATCCTGAAAATGTGTTCAACAATGCACAGAGCATTCCTCCTCTACAGTATTAG